In Gopherus flavomarginatus isolate rGopFla2 chromosome 5, rGopFla2.mat.asm, whole genome shotgun sequence, one DNA window encodes the following:
- the CHAC1 gene encoding glutathione-specific gamma-glutamylcyclotransferase 1, with protein MKRDPPPAERQAQEEDAGEQKTPLWIFGYGSLVWRPDFEFSSRKVGFIRGYSRRFWQGDTFHRGNEKMPGRVVTLQEDYDACTWGVAYEVRGEQIAASLQYLNMREAVLGGYDTKLVKFHPQDKEADEPILALVYIATPQNPTYLGPASEEDIAAQIIVSSGRSGHNIEYLLRLADFMRYFCPQVEDEHLFSIEEALVSILPCLCQAEEPLVEV; from the exons atgaagcgggacccgccgcccgCGGAGCGCCAGGCGCAGGAGGAGGATGCTGGGGAgcagaaaacgcccctctggatCTTCGGCTACGGCTCCCTGGTGTGGAGACCCGACTTCGAGTTCAGCTCCCGGAAGGTGGGCTTCATCCGCGGCTACAGCCGCCGCTTCTGGCAGGGAGACACCTTCCACCGTGGCAACGAGAAGATG CCTGGCCGTGTGGTTACGCTCCAGGAGGATTATGAT GCATGCACATGGGGTGTTGCCTATGAAGTTCGTGGAGAGCAGATTGCTGCATCGCTCCAGTACTTGAACATGCGAGAAGCAGTCCTGGGGGGCTATGACACCAAACTGGTGAAGTTCCACCCCCAGGATAAAGAGGCTGATGAACCCATCCTGGCCCTAGTTTACATTGCTACACCCCAGAACCCCACCTACCTTGGCCCAGCGTCTGAAGAGGACATTGCAGCCCAGATCATTGTCTCAAGTGGTCGGTCTGGACACAACATAGAGTATCTGCTGCGACTGGCAGACTTCATGCGCTACTTTTGTCCCCAGGTGGAGGACGAACACTTGTTTTCCATTGAGGAGGCCCTTGTTTCCATCCTGCCCTGTCTATGCCAGGCTGAGGAGCCTTTAGTGGAGGTGTGA